The region GAGCACGATCTGTCCGTCCGTGATCGAGATGAGGTTGGTCGGGATGTAGGCCGAGAGGTTCTTCGCCTGCGTCTCGACGATGGGCAGCGCCGTCAGGCTGCCGCCGCCGTGCTCGTCGCTGAGCCGCGTCGCCCGCTCGAGCAGGCGCGAGTGGATGTAGAAGATGTCGCCCGGATAGGCCTCGCGGCCCGGCGGGCGCCGCAGCAACAGCGAGATCTCGCGGTACGCGTACGCCTGCTTGGTCAGGTCGTCGTAGACGACGAACACGTCGCGACCCTGGCACATGAAGTACTCGCCCATCGTGCAGGCCGCGTACGGCGCGACGTACTGCATGCCGGGCGGGTCGTCGGCGCTCGCCACGACGACGAGCGTATAGGCCATCGCCCCGTGCCGCTCGAGGTCTTGCACGAGGCGCGCCACCGACGAGGTTTTCTGGCCGATGGCGACGTAGATGCACAGCACGCCGGTGTCGCGCTGGTTGACGATGGCGTCCACGGCGATCGCCGTCTTGCCCGTCGCGCGGTCGCCGACGATGAGCTCGCGCTGGCCGCGGCCGAGCGGGATCATCGCATCAATGCTCTTGATGCCGGTCAGCAGCGGAACCTCGACGGCGCTGCGGTGCAGGATGGGCGGCGCCTCGCGCTCGATCGGATCGAAGCGCGCCGCGTTGATGCGCCCCTTGCCATCGAGCGGATCGCCGAGCGGCGTTACAACGCGCCCGACCAGTTCCTCCCCCACCGGCGCGCGGATCACCTCGCCCGTGGCGCGCACCTCGTCGCCCGCCCCGAGCGCGCCGCTCTCGCCCAGGAGCAGACACCCGATCTCGGTCTCGTCGAGGTTGAACACGAGCCCGCGCACGCCGCCGGGGAACTCGAGCAGCTCGTTGAACTTCGCCTGCGGCAGGCCGCTCACGATGGCGATGCCGTCGCCGATACGCTCGATGACACCCACGTGGTCGAGCGTCGCCCCGCGTCTGCCGTCCAGGCGCGGCGGCACGCGGTCGAGGAAACGCGTCATCTGATCGGCAAGCGATCCGCCGGGAGGCCTGTTCTCGTCGGTCGTCATGCGTCGTCCTCGGATGTCTCGCTCTCGGGATACGGTGCCGCCGCGACAAGTTCGGCGCGCGCGTCGGCCAGCGTCTGCTCGAGCCGCTGGCGCCAGTGCGACCGGATACGCAGCGTGCCGAGCGCCAGCTCGACGCCGACCACGAGCGACTCGTCCTGCTCGACGCGCACCTCGACCGGCCCGCCGCCGAGCCGGGTGCCGAGCGCGTCGGCCAACTGCTTTCGCGTGTCGTCGGGCACCGCGCCGGCCGCCTTGAGTACGACAGGACCGCGTGCCGCCGCCCGTCGCGCCTCATCGAGGTCGGCGCCCTCGAGCCGCTCGACGACCCCGACCACCTCGCGCGTCGCGCCCGCCGTCAGCGCATCGGCGTTCGGCCCAAGCGCCTGAGCGCAGAGCGCCACGACCGTCCGGCTCAACGTCTCGCCAAGCGCGTCGGCCGCCTGCGTCCACTCGCGCCGAATCGCTTCGCGCGCCCGCCCGATGAGGCGGTCGGCCTCCTTGCGCGCGTCGGCCAGCATCGCCTCGCCGCGTTGCCGCGCGTCCTCTTTCGCCTCGTCAAGCAACTGCGTGCGCTTGGCGTCGATCTCGCGCTGCTTCGCCTCGGCCTTGGCCCGCGCGTCGTCGGCGTCCCTGATCTTAGCCTCGGCCTCTTCGTAGCGGCCCTGGATCTGCTGCTCGCGCTGCTGCATCGTCTGCCGCACCGGCTTGTAGAGGAAGTAGTAGAGGATGGCAACGAGCGCGAAAAAGTTCAGCGCCTGGAACGCAAATGTTGCCCAGAAGCCCACAACGACACCTCCGCCTTCTACAGCACGAACAGCAGGATGAGCGCGACGACGAGGCAGTAGATGGCCGTCGACTCGATCATCGCCAGGCTGACGAACAGCGTGCGCGTCAACGTATTCCGTTCATCGGGCTGGCGGGCGATCGCGTCGAGCGCGGCGGCGGCCGCGCGCCCTTCGGCAAGCGCCGGCCCGATCGACCCAATGGTCACGGTGAACCCGGCAACGATGATGGCAATGATTTCCTTGTCCATCTATCCAGTCTCCTCTGCGTGTTTCATGGCGCGTTTCTTCTCGAGCCGCACCGCGCCGCCGATGTAGACCATGGCGAGCACGGGGAAGATATAGGCCTGCACCACCGACGTGATCAGCCCGAGAAACATCATGAACAGCGGCACGACGAGCGGCACGATCGAGATGAGCACGCCGACGATGAGCCCGCCGCTCATAACGTTGCCGAACAGGCGCACGGCGAGCGAGAGCGTGCGCGACACCTCACTGATGATGTTCAGCGGCAGCATGAACGGGGTGGGTCTGAGGTACGTCGCGAAGTAGCCGGCGACGCCCCGGCTCGCGATGCCGTAGAACGGCACCGACAGGAACACGATGATCGCCAACGCCACCGTCGTGGCCGGATCACCCGTCGGCGACTCGATGAACGGGATGTTCGACACGAGATTGAGCGTCAGCACAAACAGGAACAGCGTTGCGATGAGCGGGAAGTAGCGCTGTGGCCGGTCGCCGATGATGTTGTCGATCTCACCGTCGAGCCACGTGACCAGCCCCTCGACCAATGTTTGGAGCCCGCCCGGCCGAGTCGCGCTCAGCCGGCTGCGGACGTACAGCGCCACCACGGTGAAGATGGCGATGATGCCCCAGGTAACGACCACGGTCTCCGTCATCGGTACGGGACCGATGTGAAACACCGTCGGCGACTCGAACAGGTTCTGTTTCGCCGCAACGATCATGATGCCGTCCACACCCGCACGACGACGACGCGTGCGGCGATGAAGCCCACCATGTATCCGGCCAGCGCGGCTAACGTGAGGGACGCCGCGACAACCGCGCCCGGTGCGAAGAGCGCCAAGCGCAGCGCGCCCGAGCCGATGGCCCCAGCGACGCGCACTTCGCCCGACGCGAGCTGCCGGGCGGTCCGCCGCACCAAGGCGAAGTACGCCAGTCCGACGACCATGCCGGCGACGACGAAGATGGCTCCGAGCGCCCAGTCGTTCATCGTTCCCTCCGCATGTGCTGCCACGCGCCCACGCAACCGATGACGAGCCCGACCACGAGCAGCGTCAGCGTCCACGAGATCGGGTCCTCTGCCTTGCCGTCGATGTACCGGCCGAGCAGCGAGCCGCCGACGGCGGGAAGGATGATCATCCAGCCGACACTGCCGATCAGGCCGAGGTTCTGCCAGAAGCCGCGGTCGCCTTCCTCGCGCGCGCGCTTGAGGCGCTCGGCGCGGTCGGCCACGCGTTTCGGAGAGAGCGGCCCGAACTGCTCGTCGTCACGTTTTGGCACGTCGTTCTTCATATTCCATCAACTTGCGCCATGCGCTGAGCTCGATCTCGGCGAACGATTGGCCCGTACGGCGATGGGCTTCACCTTGGCGCGAAAACACTTCCTCAACGATGCGCGCGAGTTCATCGAGATCGTCGGACGCCACGGCCTGGCGCGTCGCAAGCTGCACCCGGTCGGGCGTAACGCGCAGCGTGCCGTGATCGACGGCCAGGTAGCGCTCGCCGCCACGCGCCGGGCGGTAGATGACGAGGCTCGGCACCGTCGTGGTAAGGAAGCGCTCGTGGCCCGGCTCGATGCCGAACCGGCCGCTCGCGTCCTCGGCCTGCACGCTGCGCACCGGTTCGTCGACGATCACGCGCGTCGGCGTCGTCACGGTGAGCTGGATCTCGCGCCCCTCACCCATCCGTCGCCTCCGTGCTCTCGGTGCTCCCCGCGGTGGGTCTCTGCTCCCCGATCGCGCCGATCATGTACAACTCGCTCTCCGGCGCCGCGTCGAGCTCTCCATTGACGATCGCCCGGCAACCGGCGAGCGTGTCGGCGAGCGACACGCGCTGCCCCGGCTTACCCGTGAACTGCTCGGTCACGAAGAACGGCTGTGTAAGGAACCGCTGGAGGCGCCGGGCGCGGAGCACGACGCGCCGGTCGGCTTCGCTCAACTCCTCCATCCCGAGCATCGAGATGATGTCCTTGAGGTCGTTGTAGTGCGCGATCGTGCGGCGCACGCTCTGCGCGAGCTCGTAATGCTCTTCGCCAAGCGTACGCGGATCGAGCAGCTTCGATGATGAGTCGAGCGGGTTGACCGCCGGGTAGAGGCCCTGCGCCGCCATGTCGCGCGAGAGCACGATGGCCGCGTCGAGGTGCGTGAAGGTATGCACGCACGCCGGATCGGTCAGATCGTCGGCCGGCACGTAGACCGCCTGCACCGACGTGATCGCCCCGCGGCCGCGCGAGCCGATGCGCTGCTGCAGGTCGCCGATCTCGCTCGCCAGCGTCGGCTGGTAGCCGACGCGCGACGGCATCCGCCCGAGCAGGCCCGAGACCTCCATGCCCGCCTGGACGAACCGGAACACGTTGTCGATGAACAGGAGGACGTCCTGGCCCAACTCGTCGCGGAAGTACTCGCTGATCGTCACCGCCGTCAGCCCCGTGCGGAAGCGCGCGCCGGGCGGCTCGTTCATCTGGCCGAAGACGAGCACCGACCGGTCGGACACGCCGCTCCCATGCATCTCCTGCCACAGGTCGAGCCCTTCACGCGACCGCTCGCCGATCCCTCCGAACACGGCGACGCCGCGGTGCTTCTCGAGCGTCGTGTGGATCAGCTCCATGATGAGGACCGTCT is a window of Verrucomicrobiota bacterium DNA encoding:
- a CDS encoding F0F1 ATP synthase subunit alpha, whose protein sequence is MTRFLDRVPPRLDGRRGATLDHVGVIERIGDGIAIVSGLPQAKFNELLEFPGGVRGLVFNLDETEIGCLLLGESGALGAGDEVRATGEVIRAPVGEELVGRVVTPLGDPLDGKGRINAARFDPIEREAPPILHRSAVEVPLLTGIKSIDAMIPLGRGQRELIVGDRATGKTAIAVDAIVNQRDTGVLCIYVAIGQKTSSVARLVQDLERHGAMAYTLVVVASADDPPGMQYVAPYAACTMGEYFMCQGRDVFVVYDDLTKQAYAYREISLLLRRPPGREAYPGDIFYIHSRLLERATRLSDEHGGGSLTALPIVETQAKNLSAYIPTNLISITDGQIVLDSDLFDMGLRPAIDIGKSVSRVGGKTQLKSMRKAAGSLKLDYAQFGELELFTRFGASVEKETAAKIERGRRIREVLKQPRLDPMPIDCQVALLIAANEGVLDALPVERVDEFERLVRGRMRDLESDIMRRVREGEAMTPEDTAALATATRALMRELQ
- a CDS encoding F0F1 ATP synthase subunit C gives rise to the protein MDKEIIAIIVAGFTVTIGSIGPALAEGRAAAAALDAIARQPDERNTLTRTLFVSLAMIESTAIYCLVVALILLFVL
- a CDS encoding F0F1 ATP synthase subunit A; this encodes MIVAAKQNLFESPTVFHIGPVPMTETVVVTWGIIAIFTVVALYVRSRLSATRPGGLQTLVEGLVTWLDGEIDNIIGDRPQRYFPLIATLFLFVLTLNLVSNIPFIESPTGDPATTVALAIIVFLSVPFYGIASRGVAGYFATYLRPTPFMLPLNIISEVSRTLSLAVRLFGNVMSGGLIVGVLISIVPLVVPLFMMFLGLITSVVQAYIFPVLAMVYIGGAVRLEKKRAMKHAEETG
- a CDS encoding AtpZ/AtpI family protein → MPKRDDEQFGPLSPKRVADRAERLKRAREEGDRGFWQNLGLIGSVGWMIILPAVGGSLLGRYIDGKAEDPISWTLTLLVVGLVIGCVGAWQHMRRER
- a CDS encoding F0F1 ATP synthase subunit epsilon (produces ATP from ADP in the presence of a proton gradient across the membrane; the epsilon subunit is part of the catalytic core of the ATP synthase complex), encoding MGEGREIQLTVTTPTRVIVDEPVRSVQAEDASGRFGIEPGHERFLTTTVPSLVIYRPARGGERYLAVDHGTLRVTPDRVQLATRQAVASDDLDELARIVEEVFSRQGEAHRRTGQSFAEIELSAWRKLMEYEERRAKT
- a CDS encoding F0F1 ATP synthase subunit beta; the encoded protein is MPEGAENEFGRIVRVRGSVVDVAFDGELPSLYEALVVEAPHGEASDGRSGEGRPPIVLEVQQHSGLGRVRAISMAFTAGLERGRRVRRTGTPIRVPVGKAVLGRMINVLGEPLDGGRAFDETLPRRPIHQPPPRFTEERTSDEIYETGIKVIDLLTPLPIGGKAGMFGGAGVGKTVLIMELIHTTLEKHRGVAVFGGIGERSREGLDLWQEMHGSGVSDRSVLVFGQMNEPPGARFRTGLTAVTISEYFRDELGQDVLLFIDNVFRFVQAGMEVSGLLGRMPSRVGYQPTLASEIGDLQQRIGSRGRGAITSVQAVYVPADDLTDPACVHTFTHLDAAIVLSRDMAAQGLYPAVNPLDSSSKLLDPRTLGEEHYELAQSVRRTIAHYNDLKDIISMLGMEELSEADRRVVLRARRLQRFLTQPFFVTEQFTGKPGQRVSLADTLAGCRAIVNGELDAAPESELYMIGAIGEQRPTAGSTESTEATDG